A single Sander lucioperca isolate FBNREF2018 chromosome 24, SLUC_FBN_1.2, whole genome shotgun sequence DNA region contains:
- the eef1b2 gene encoding elongation factor 1-beta, with translation MGFGDLKSASGLKVLNGFLSDRSYIEGYVPSQADVAVFEAIGAAPAADLCHALRWYNHIKSYQSQKNSLPGVKKPLGQYGPSNVADTTTGSAPAVSKDDDDDDIDLFGSDEEEDAEAARLKEERLAEYAAKKSKKPALIAKSSILLDVKPWDDETDMAKLEECVRSIQMDGLVWGQSKLVPVGYGIKKLQIGCVVEDDKVGTDLLEEQITAFEDFVQSMDVAAFNKI, from the exons ATGGGTTTCGGTGACTTGAAATCAGCCTCCGGGCTCAAAGTGCTGAATGGTTTCCTGTCGGACCGCAGCTACATCGAAGG GTACGTCCCGTCCCAGGCAGACGTGGCGGTGTTCGAGGCGATTGGGGCGGCCCCGGCGGCCGACCTGTGCCACGCCCTGCGGTGGTACAACCACATCAAGTCGTACCAGAGCCAGAAGAACAG CCTACCAGGTGTGAAGAAGCCTCTGGGGCAGTACGGGCCCTCGAACGTCGCCGACACCACCACAGGCTCCGCCCCCGCCGTCTCCAAGGACGACGACGATGATGACATCGACCTGTTCGGCTCCGACGAGGAG GAGGACGCCGAGGCCGCCCGTCTGAAGGAGGAGCGTTTGGCCGAGTACGCCGCCAAGAAGTCTAAAA agCCCGCCCTCATCGCCAAATCTTCGATCCTATTGGACGTGAAGCCGTGGGACGACGAGACGGACATGGCGAAGCTGGAGGAGTGTGTTCGCAGTATTCAGATGGACGGCCTGGTCTGGGGACAAT CCAAACTGGTTCCCGTTGGTTACGGCATCAAGAAGCTGCAGATCGGCTGCGTGGTGGAAGACGACAAG gtggGAACAGACCTCCTGGAGGAGCAGATCACGGCCTTCGAGGACTTCGTCCAGTCGATGGACGTTGCTGCTTTCAACAAAATCTGA
- the arl11 gene encoding ADP-ribosylation factor-like protein 11 — MTRCDWTLLSYWPPASVKLKAAEFQSDTHRRQMGHAQSSTSPQVILMGLDSAGKTTLLARLLTGQVMETSPTIGFNVGTLNLDKKTSLTVWDVGGQKSMRDNWRYYLDDCQALVFVVDSSDPARLPEAQKVLKKVLSEKKLDGVPLMVLANKKDLPNAMTIRQISTQLDLVRYVGRFWEIQACSALSGLGLQQAFTSVNKLIRRR, encoded by the exons ATGACCCGCTGTGATTGGACGCTGCTCTCCTATTGGCCGCCAGCGTCAGTGAAACTGAAGGCAGCTGAGtttcagtcagacacacacagaagacaGATGGGACACGCTCAGAGCTCCACTTCTCCTCAG gtgatcCTGATGGGTTTGGACTCAGCTGGAAAGACGACTCTGTTGGCCCGACTGCTGACAGGACAG GTGATGGAAACGTCTCCGACCATCGGGTTCAACGTGGGAACTCTGAATCTGGACAAGAAGACGTCTCTGACTGTTTGGGACGTCGGAGGACAGAAGAGCATGAGAGACAACTGGAG GTACTACCTTGACGACTGCCAGGCTCTGGTGTTCGTGGTGGACAGCAGCGACCCGGCCCGGCTGCCCGAGGCCCAGAAGGTTCTGAAGAAAGTTCTGAGTGAGAAGAAGCTGGACGGAGTTCCTCTGATGGTTCTGGCCAACAAGAAGGACCTGCCCAACGCCATGACTATCAGACAG ATCTCCACCCAGCTGGACCTGGTCCGGTACGTGGGGAGGTTTTGGGAGATCCAGGCCTGCAGCGCTCTGAGCGGTCTGGGCCTCCAGCAGGCCTTCACCTCCGTCAACAAACTCATCAGACGACGATGA
- the ebpl gene encoding emopamil-binding protein-like yields MPPPPAPGLSLVSVLALLACSGQLLAAVLLARRYGGRSSATDRWVLCWLFYDIIVHLTLEGPFVYMSLVGTVETSEGPLAELWKEYGRADGRWLVSDPTIVSIEILTAGLASLLGVLLVHAVLHDKYYRHFLQVCLSVCELYGGWMTFAPDWLQGSPHLDTTSWLHLWLYLVFFNGVWVLVPALLLSQSWLAMRRLHALRPHADTHRKNM; encoded by the exons ATGCCCCCCCCGCCCGCCCCCGGCCTGTCGCTGGTGTCCGTGCTAGCTCTGTTAGCATGTAGCGGCCAGCTGTTAGCCGCGGTGCTGCTAGCACGGCGCTACGGCGGGCGGAGCTCGGCAACGGACCGTTGGGTCCTCTGCTGGCTCTTCTATGACATCATCGTCCACCTGACTCTG GAAGGACCGTTTGTCTACATGTCTCTTGTTGGGACGGTGGAGACGTCTGAAGGACCGCTGGCTGAACTCT GGAAGGAGTACGGCAGAGCAGACGGCCGCTGGCTGGTTTCTGACCCGACCATCGTCTCCATAGAGATCCTGACGGCCGGCCTCGCCTCTCTGCTCGGAGTACTTCTGGTACACGCAGTACTACACGACAAATACTACAG acactTCCTGCAGGTGTGTCTGAGCGTGTGCGAGTTGTACGGCGGCTGGATGACCTTTGCTCCCGATTGGCTGCAGGGCAGTCCTCACCTGGACACTACTTCCTGGCTCCACCTGTGGCTCTACCTGGTCTTCTTTAACGGAGTCTGGGTCCTGGTCCCGGCGCTGCTGCTGAGCCAGTCCTGGCTCGCCATGAGGCGTCTGCACGCGCTCAGaccgcacgcagacacacacaggaagaacATGTAG